A stretch of Telopea speciosissima isolate NSW1024214 ecotype Mountain lineage chromosome 11, Tspe_v1, whole genome shotgun sequence DNA encodes these proteins:
- the LOC122646046 gene encoding protein FAR1-RELATED SEQUENCE 5-like, with protein MECGSPDVGNDEEEHTCLDGSEGNHDDVLGDMESKNSDAVSKSREEDVMKSNANNDLCPCIGMEFESQDDAYAFYNRYAIEMGFSARKSSTRKSQRTSEIIGRCFCCSLQGYRNASSIRPEDRKKIRQETRTGCKAMMSIRRKKGGRWVVSQVVKEHNHALTSPNKRHKLRSHRKIIEWEVLENMRSEGVGTNLLMNFLALENGGSCNASLPIEGVRNSLSTRRTKELRKGHVAMILDYLERQQMDNPSFFHSIQVDSDGQVTNIFWADARSRLDYYYLGDVVCFDPTYGIDRYGTPFVPIVGINQHYQTVVFGGVLLFDETEESFAWVLATLMKAMGGQQPKIILTDQESAIGGAIARMLPSTRHRFCLWNIMRNATKMLPLTFNTRTGFARDFSNCLYQGETVEEFQSNWEVLLQRYDLRSNQWIMKLHENQERWAPIYTRDVFCAPMYTTQCIEGINAYFDGYLKRHTPLFEFLKQYDRAVLAQREAENDEDFENNQKRPVLRVGMSIEEEVAQVYTRTILQKFQDELVQALNYHHEKIEENGTKITYCVWKREHEQARHTILFDSSCNNAHCSCQLFEFAGYLCRHILKIFVVVDVQNLPSQYILKRWTREAKSGPSVANQVEEIQANCQDSMSLRYRILYRQANNIAAKASMTNEVYKVAINCLHATLKEVECALKNLSISSRELIKEVESTYNDNGKHGNLGNCLGGQNPLLKPHTTKQKGRPGRKKSSGKQPNEKTTPKSHMQVTEHSVRQNGLVGVESAILHRNTKVGQNMETTVILANDHLESSIQATDVMSGHQNRNLVSPYILPGGGSHTYGPCTNNLDYDPSSQASYMAAVQQSPVVMVGHQLHRLSQESSVAAQQRQPLVIPRHDDIACNGFYAQQHSASSFIGHHQFGQGTVPAFVLNPHQLHDISSIDLNDPSQKGDGRPM; from the exons ATGGAATGTGGAAGCCCAGATGTGGGCAATGATGAGGAAGAGCATACTTGTTTGGATGGAAGTGAAGGAAACCATGATGATGTTTTAGGAGATATGGAGAGTAAAAATAGTGATGCTGTTAGTAAATCAAGAGAGGAGGACGTTATGAAATCCAATGCAAATAATGATCTTTGTCCATGTATTGGCATGGAGTTTGAATCCCAAGATGATGCATATGCGTTTTATAATAGATATGCAATTGAGATGGGATTCAGTGCTCGTAAAAGTTCAACTCGTAAATCCCAGCGTACTAGTGAGATTATAGGTCGTTGCTTCTGTTGTTCACTTCAAGGTTACCGAAATGCTAGTTCTATAAGACCTGAAGACAGGAAAAAGATTCgacaagaaacaagaacaggTTGTAAGGCTATGATgtcaataagaaggaaaaaaggaggTAGATGGGTTGTGAGCCAAGTTGTAAAGGAGCATAACCATGCTTTGACTTCTCCAAACAAAAGGCATAAGCTCCGTTCACATCGAAAAATAATTGAATGGGAAGTACTTGAAAACATGCGTTCAGAGGGAGTTGGAACAAACCTCTTGATGAATTTTCTGGCTCTTGAAAATGGAGGAAGTTGTAATGCTAGCTTGCCTATTGAAGGTGTAAGGAATTCCTTAAGTacaagaagaacaaaagaactTCGGAAAGGACATGTTGCAATGATACTTGATTATCTTGAACGTCAGCAAATGGACAATCCTTCATTCTTTCATTCTATTCAAGTTGATTCAGACGGTCAAGTAACAAacattttttgggctgatgccaGATCAAGGCTGGACTACTACTACTTGGGGGATGTAGTATGTTTTGACCCTACATATGGGATAGACAGGTATGGAACTCCATTTGTCCCAATTGTGGGCATTAATCAGCATTATCAGACGGTTGTATTTGGTGGAGTATTACTTTTTGATGAAACAGAGGAATCATTTGCATGGGTTCTTGCTACATTGATGAAGGCGATGGGTGGTCAGCAGCCGAAAATAATTCTCACAGATCAAGAATCAGCCATTGGAGGAGCAATAGCACGTATGTTGCCGAGTACACGTCATCGGTTTTGTTTATGGAACATCAtgcgcaatgccaccaaaatGTTACCACTTACATTTAATACTCGTACTGGGTTTGCTCGTGATTTCAGCAATTGCTTATACCAAGGGGAGACGGTTGAAGAGTTTCAGTCCAATTGGGAAGTTTTGCTTCAGAGATACGACTTGAGGAGCAATCAGTGGATAATGAAATTGCATGAAAATCAGGAAAGGTGGGCACCAATTTATACACGTGATGTCTTTTGTGCACCCATGTATACCACTCAGTGCATTGAAGGCATAAATGCCTACTTTGATGGGTATCTAAAAAGACATACACCTTTATTTGAATTTCTGAAGCAGTATGATAGGGCTGTCCTAGCTCAGAGAGAGGCAGAAAATGATGAAGACTTTGAAAACAACCAGAAAAGGCCAGTTTTGAGGGTTGGAATGAGTATTGAAGAAGAGGTAGCTCAAGTTTACACTAGAACAATTTTACAGAAGTTTCAAGATGAGTTGGTTCAAGCTCTTAATTACCATCACGAAAAAATTGAGGAGAATGGGACAAAGATTACCTATTGTGTGTGGAAGAGAGAACATGAGCAAGCAAGACATACCATTCTATTCGATAGTTCCTGCAACAATGCTCATTGTAGTTGCCAGCTGTTTGAATTTGCAGGCTACTTGTGTAGGCatatattgaagatatttgtaGTTGTGGATGTTCAAAATCTTCCATCTCAGTACATACTAAAAAGGTGGACACGAGAAGCAAAGTCTGGGCCTTCAGTGGCCAACCAGGTTGAGGAAATACAAGCCAATTGTCAGGACAGTATGTCACTTAGATATCGTATTCTTTATCGCCAAGCAAACAATATTGCTGCAAAGGCTTCCATGACCAATGAAGTGTACAAGGTGGCAATCAATTGTTTACATGCTACATTAAAGGAAGTTGAATGTGCATTGAAAAATTTATCAATCAGTTCCAGAGAGCTAATCAAAGAAGTTGAAAGCACATATAATGATAATGGTAAACATGGAAACTTAGGAAATTGTCTTGGTGGTCAGAATCCATTGCTCAAGCCACATACTACAAAGCAGAAGGGGCGACCAGGAAGAAAGAAATCTTCAGGTAAACAGCCCAATGAAAAAACTACCCCTAAGTCTCACATGCAGGTAACTGAGCATTCCGTGCGACAAAATGGGTTGGTAGGTGTGGAAAGTGCAATACTACATAGAAACACAAAAGTTG GACAAAATATGGAAACCACAGTTATACTAGCCAATGATCATCTTGAGAGTTCCATACAAGCAACAGATGTGATGAGTGGCCATCAAAACAGGAATTTGGTCAG CCCATATATCCTTCCAGGTGGTGGTAGCCATACGTATGGTCCATGTACAAATAATCTTGATTATGATCCTTCTAGTCAG GCCTCCTATATGGCTGCTGTGCAACAATCTCCAGTTGTTATGGTTGGCCATCAACTTCATCGTTTGAGTCAG GAGTCCTCGGTAGCTGCACAGCAGAGGCAACCATTGGTAATTCCTCGCCATGACGACATTGCATGTAATGGTTTTTATGCACAACAGCATAGTGCTTCTTCGTTCATTGGGCATCACCAGTTTGGTCAG GGAACTGTACCTGCTTTTGTATTGAATCCGCATCAACTCCATGATATTAGCAGTATTGATCTCAATGACCCTAGTCAG AAAGGAGATGGGAGACCAATGTGA
- the LOC122645029 gene encoding protein FAR1-RELATED SEQUENCE 5-like gives MRAIKLVFPLTMHRLCGWHLEKYRMQHMRALYKKYPDLNVIYWSCIYGSNTPVEFEEHWKSMVNRFNLQDHRWLKKQFKIRQHWVPCYFRNTFFAGMSMTQRGESKNMYFKSFFTSATPLNKFVTQFEEAVNRKREKEAKEYAICITSSPSCATGHRIEQ, from the coding sequence ATGAGAGCAATCAAGCTTGTGTTTCCATTGACTATGCATCGGCTATGTGGATGGCATCTGGAGAAATATAGGATGCAACACATGAGAGCTCTGTACAAGAAATATCCTGATTTGAACGTAATTTATTGGAGTTGTATTTATGGTTCTAATACACCAGTTGAATTTGAGGAGCATTGGAAAAGCATGGTAAACAGATTTAATTTACAAGATCATCGATGGCTAAAGAAGCAGTTCAAGATACGTCAACATTGGGTGCCTTGTTACTTTCGTAACACCTTTTTTGCTGGAATGAGTATGACACAGAGGGGAGAGTCGAAAAATATGTATTTTAAGAGCTTCTTCACATCAGCAACACCTCTTAATAAATTTGTTACTCAATTTGAAGAGGCTGtgaacagaaaaagagaaaaagaagccaAAGAATATGCTATCTGCATCACCTCATCCCCTTCTTGTGCTACAGGTCACAGAATTGAGCAATAA
- the LOC122645030 gene encoding ubiquitin-conjugating enzyme E2 7-like has product MESPENKKGETTTTQASLLLQQQLKDLWKKPVEGFSVGLVNEKNIYEWSVNIIGPLDTLYEWGSFDAIMSFPKDYPFHPPSVKFVSEMWHPNVYPDGRVCISILHPPGEDPNGYELASERWSPVLTVESILLSIISMLSSPNDESPANIEAAKQWRESKQRDFKRNVRRIVEASLG; this is encoded by the coding sequence ATGGAATCACCAGAAAACAAGAAAGGAGAGACGACGACTACTCAAGCAAGCCTTCTCCTTCAACAACAACTTAAAGATCTCTGGAAGAAACCAGTGGAAGGGTTCTCTGTGGGTCTAGTGAATGAAAAGAATATATACGAATGGAGTGTTAATATAATAGGACCTCTTGATACTCTTTACGAATGGGGTTCCTTTGATGCCATCATGAGTTTTCCAAAGGATTACCCATTCCATCCTCCATCGGTGAAATTTGTTTCAGAGATGTGGCATCCAAACGTTTATCCAGATGGAAGGGTTTGCATATCAATCCTTCATCCACCTGGTGAAGACCCAAATGGATATGAACTTGCGAGTGAGAGATGGTCACCGGTTCTTACTGTGGAAAGCATATTATTGAGTATTATTTCCATGTTATCGAGTCCTAACGATGAATCTCCTGCTAATATCGAAGCTGCTAAACAATGGAGAGAGAGTAAACAACGTGATTTCAAGAGGAATGTTCGCCGGATCGTTGAAGCATCGCTTGGATAA